The genome window GAGAAGAACAAAGAAGCAGGCCTGAATTAAAACTGCAAGATGATTGTTTATTTTTTTCTTGTTCAATAAATTTAAGATAAAGCCTCTAAACAGCAGTTCTTCGGCTATAGGAGCAAGAATAACAGCACCTGGAATCAAGATAAGTGATGAAGACAGTGAATGATTCCATTTATCTATTTCCAAAATTGATGATGAATAAAGCAAAAATTCCACCAGCAATGAATACAGCAGAAACCCAATTGTCCAAATTAGAAAGTATTTGATCGACTGAGGTTTTCTAAGATCTAATTCTTCAGATTTGAATTTCCCGCGTTTAATTAATATCATCACAGCACAAATAACGATCAAAAACGGTAACGTCCTAACTAATGCCAATCTTATTTCATTGTTCATTTTAAACTATTATTTAATTGATTAATAAAAACATACGCTATTTAATTTTCTGCCAGCAAAAAACGAAGTTATGGAAATTACTGTTTGCATTTACAGAAAAATCTGCAGATACTCTTTATGTAAGCAATTATCTGAACGAAGCAAACTGACGAAAAACAACTAATACCAATCACACATATTATATAGTCCAAATTTGATCTAAAAACACATAGCCATACCCGCAGATACTCATTACCTCATTTTTAGTTGTATTTTTCACTGCATCAGTAATAAAATTTTCGACGTCCTCTAATGACTTGTAAAATTTATTAGAGAACTGTCGTTTGTATTTTGCCCACATTTTTTCAGCGGGATTAAGTTCTGGGCTATATGGTGGTAAAAAAACAAGAACAATGTTTTCAGGAATAATTAATTTTTTAGCTTTATGAAATCTTCCATTATCCAAGACCATTATTTTAAGTTCTTTGGGATTTTCTTTTGAGAAGTTGTTTAGAAATACTTGAAAATTATCCGCATTGCAGTGTGGAAGTATTAATTGAAAATGATCTCCTGTTATTGGAGAAAATGCTCCGGAAAGCCAAGTTGATCTGAATACTTGCTGAAAAGTACAAATTGGTTTCACACCAATAGCAGTAACTGATTTGCCATTGCTAGTGAATAATCCATAACGGGATTCATCTTGAAAATATAGATTTACAGATTTAAAATCCCCCACAGCATTCAGTGCTATTTCCTGGCAGATTCTTCCGAAGTCTTTTTAAAAGAGATTCCTTGGTTTTCATCTTTTTTAACGTGGCTTTTTCGGGCTATTTTTACGCTTGATTTAAAATTTCTAATGCAGTAATAAAGTAAGGTATTATAATTGAAGGTTTTCCCCGTTTCTTTTTCAATCCAATCTTTCAATTCAACATAGCCTTGGAGCCCGTTTTGGGGATCGTTGAGTTTTGTTTCCAGCATATCGTGTTCAGCAGAATTGAAAACAGAGGGCTTGAAACCTTTTCTTTGATGTTTCATCAAACCCTCAATTCCTTCATTAATATACAATGTTCTCCATTTATGAACGCTGTTTGGATCGACCATAGCTAATTTAGCAGCCTCACGTTTGGAAATTCCTGTTTTTTCGTTTTGTTTTAAAATCAACAAAACTCTCAAACGCTGACCAATAAATGGAGTAGAATGTTTGAGCAAATTTTTAATTTCTTTTTCCGTTTCCTTGATAGTCAAAATTTTTGAATGTGCCATAGTGTCACTTTTACAATATAATCCAAATTTAATATAAAAAAACCAATTATAAAAATTGGTCGATATTATATTTTTGTTCGGTATAACTCCAAAAAAAATGACATCCTTTCGAATGCCATTTTTATATATTGAGTTTTATAAATTACTCTGCTGATAGTCCCGCATTTTTTAAATAGGGTTCGGTTTTCATATCATGACCGATAAAATCTTTGAACGCCTTATTTAAATCCACACTGTTACCAACAGATAAAATGTATTTTTTGAAGCGCTCGCAGTTTTCTCTTGTCATACCTCCATTGGCCTGCATCCAGTCGAATGCATTATAATCTAAAGTTTTTGACCAAGTGTAAGCATAATAACCCGCGGAATAACCGCCTCCCCAAATGTGCGCAAAATAAGGAGTATGATAGCGCGTAGGCACTTCATTAACCAATAAACCGTATTTTTCTAACGCTTCTTTCTCAAAAACCAATGCTGGTTTAAAATCAGATTCTTTTTCGACACTGTGCCAAGCCATGTCAAGTGTTGATGCCGCTAAAATTTCGGTTACATCATAGCCTTTATTAAAAGTTTCTGCTTTCTTGATTTTATCAATTAATTCTTGTGGTATTGGCTGTTTCGTCTGGTAATGAACAGCATAGTTTTTTAGAACTGCTGGATCTAACGCTGCATGCTCATTGATTTGAGATGGGAATTCTACGTAATCTCTCGGCACCGAAGTCCCTGACAATGAAACATATTCCTGATTAGCAAATAATCCGTGTAATGTGTGCCCAAATTCATGAAACATAGTAGTCACATCGTCAAAACTAATTAAAGATGGATTTCCGCCAACTGGTTTCGAGAAATTGTAAACGTTTACAATTACTGGCTTTTGTTTTAAATAATGCGACTGACTCACCAGATTATTCATCCAAGCTCCTCCATTTTTATTGTCACGGGTATAAAAATCTAAATAGTATATGGCAATTGAAGTTCCTTTGTCATCAAAAACTTCATAAACTTTTACATCTGGATTATATACAGGCAAATCATTTCGTTCCTTAAAACTGATACCATACATTTGTTTAGCCGCATAGAACACTCCTTTTTCTAATACGCTTGTCAGCTCAAAATATGGTTTAATCTGACTTTCGTCCAAATCATATTTGGCTTTACGAACTTGTTCAGCATAAAAGTTCCAATCCCAGGCTTCCAGTTTAAATCCGCCGTTTTGAGCATCAATTAAACCTTGTATTTCCTGTGCTTCTATTTTAGCTTTGGCTACAGCCGGCGCTGCAATTTTGGCCAGCAGTTCCATAGCTGGTTCTGGTGTTTTTGCCATTTGATCTTGTAACTTCCACTCAGCAAAACTTTTTTTACCCATCAAATTGGCTTTTTGCAAACGCAGTCTAGCTATTTTTTCGAGTACCTCACGCGTATCTCCTTCATCATTTTTTTCGGCACGGTACCAGGATGATTTGTATATTCTTTCTCTGGCTGCTCGGTTTTTCAAACTAACCAGCAAAGGCTGCTGCGTTGTGTTCAATAATCCTATTAAATATTTATTTTCGTATCCTGCTTCTTTAGCTTTCTGCTTGGCAGCTTCAATTTCGGCGGCACTTAGCCCGTCTAAATCAGCTTCATTGTCAAATAAAACAGCTCCATTTTTTCGGGCCAGTAGTAATTTATTACTGAAAAGAGTGCTTAAAGTCGCTAATTCTTCATTTATTTTCTTCAGCTTTTCTTTATTCGCGTCAGATAAATTAGCTCCGTTTAATTCAAATTGTTGCAAGTAATATTCAGTCAGTCTTTTATCCTCACCTTTCAATTTATTCAAATCAATTGCTTTGAAACGATTATACAATTTACTGTTCAAATAAATTTTATCAGTGTGTGCTGAGAAAACTGGCGCATATTCAGCTTCAATTGCCTGTAATGCCGAATTGGTATTGGAACCAGTCAGATTATAAAAAATTCCTGTTGCTCTGTTCAAAACTTCACCACTGGTTTCTAATGCCAAAACGGTATTTTGAAAAGTAGGTTTTGCAGGATTATTTGCAATAGTTTCAATCTCCTGAACATTAATTTTCAAACCATAGTCAAAAGCGGGTTTAAAATCTTCATCTTTTATTTTACTAAAATCAGGTGCCTGATATTGTAAAGTACTTTTTTGCAACAAAGGATTTTTCATTTTGATATCATTATTTTGAGCCTGAAGTGAAAAAACAAAACACAACGAACTGATAAAGAACAACCTATAGCGAATCTGCATAATTAATATTTTTTCTACATTAAAATACGAATATAACAAAAAAAACTATTTCCGTTTCATTAATCACAAATAGTATTTAAAATGTTAATTTTTTAATACAATTCATACAAAAAAAAATTATATTTGTGATATTTAAGTTTACAAAATAATATGAATTCAATATTTGACAAAATTGACAATCAATCTATTATAGATAGAATCAACACTCTTAATCCAGAGACTGCTCCATTATGGGGAAAAATGTCCGTTGATCAAATGCTTAAACACACAAATGAAGTTATTATAGTAGCATTTGGCGAAAGGAATATAAAAGTAAATTTTTTCATTAGACTTTTGGGCAAAATGTCTAAAAAGAGTACTTTTAACTTTGGATTTAACAAAAACAGTCCAACTGCCAAAGAGTTTATTTTTACAGGAAAATATGATTTTGAACAGGCAAAGAGCGAATTAATAAAAAACTTTAGCCGTTTTACAGAAAAACCTGTACCTATTACAATTATGGATCATCCTTTTTGGGGAAAAATGACTTACAAAGATTGGAACAAGTTGATGTGGAAACACATTGATCACCACTTGACACAATTTGGCGTTTAGTCTCTAACCCCATAAAAGAAAACTCATTTATGAGTATAATTAGACATAAGCATTATTTCTTATCCTACTCTGAAGAACATGAACAAGCAGAATGGACCGCTTATTATCTGACTGGAAAATCTCAGTATGAACACCATTATGAGCGTCCTTATTTTAAGCAGGATCCTCTTATAGATACTGAATCGGCACATTGGAGAAATTACAAAGACACCGGTTATGACAAAGGACATCTTGTACCTGCGGCTGATATGAAATTTTCTAAAGAAGCTTACACAGAAACTTTTTACACTTCGAATGTCTCGCCCCAAAACAGGGACTTTAATGCCGGTATATGGAACAGACTAGAACAAAAAGTGAGATACTGGGCTGATAAATACACAGCTCTATTTATTGTAACTGGAAGTATTTTACACGACAATCTATTAACTATCGGCGATGAAGAAGTTTCGGTTCCTCATTATTTTTTCAAAATTGCGGTTCGGGTTGAAAATAACAGCCTGAACATGATTTCGTTTTTAGTACCAAATGAAAAATCCGATTTACCGCTCTATAAATTTGCTAAAACTATTGATGAGATTGAACAAATAACCGGTATTGATTTCAACCAAAAACTATCTGAAAAAATA of Flavobacterium marginilacus contains these proteins:
- a CDS encoding CPBP family intramembrane glutamic endopeptidase — its product is MNNEIRLALVRTLPFLIVICAVMILIKRGKFKSEELDLRKPQSIKYFLIWTIGFLLYSLLVEFLLYSSSILEIDKWNHSLSSSLILIPGAVILAPIAEELLFRGFILNLLNKKKINNHLAVLIQACFFVLLHNFTYQNTLSSNIGIVQSLVDAMLFGYARQYTKSLYTPITMHMTGNAIAVIERFIF
- a CDS encoding IS630 family transposase, which codes for MGDFKSVNLYFQDESRYGLFTSNGKSVTAIGVKPICTFQQVFRSTWLSGAFSPITGDHFQLILPHCNADNFQVFLNNFSKENPKELKIMVLDNGRFHKAKKLIIPENIVLVFLPPYSPELNPAEKMWAKYKRQFSNKFYKSLEDVENFITDAVKNTTKNEVMSICGYGYVFLDQIWTI
- a CDS encoding helix-turn-helix domain-containing protein encodes the protein MAHSKILTIKETEKEIKNLLKHSTPFIGQRLRVLLILKQNEKTGISKREAAKLAMVDPNSVHKWRTLYINEGIEGLMKHQRKGFKPSVFNSAEHDMLETKLNDPQNGLQGYVELKDWIEKETGKTFNYNTLLYYCIRNFKSSVKIARKSHVKKDENQGISFKKTSEESARK
- a CDS encoding M3 family metallopeptidase; the protein is MQIRYRLFFISSLCFVFSLQAQNNDIKMKNPLLQKSTLQYQAPDFSKIKDEDFKPAFDYGLKINVQEIETIANNPAKPTFQNTVLALETSGEVLNRATGIFYNLTGSNTNSALQAIEAEYAPVFSAHTDKIYLNSKLYNRFKAIDLNKLKGEDKRLTEYYLQQFELNGANLSDANKEKLKKINEELATLSTLFSNKLLLARKNGAVLFDNEADLDGLSAAEIEAAKQKAKEAGYENKYLIGLLNTTQQPLLVSLKNRAARERIYKSSWYRAEKNDEGDTREVLEKIARLRLQKANLMGKKSFAEWKLQDQMAKTPEPAMELLAKIAAPAVAKAKIEAQEIQGLIDAQNGGFKLEAWDWNFYAEQVRKAKYDLDESQIKPYFELTSVLEKGVFYAAKQMYGISFKERNDLPVYNPDVKVYEVFDDKGTSIAIYYLDFYTRDNKNGGAWMNNLVSQSHYLKQKPVIVNVYNFSKPVGGNPSLISFDDVTTMFHEFGHTLHGLFANQEYVSLSGTSVPRDYVEFPSQINEHAALDPAVLKNYAVHYQTKQPIPQELIDKIKKAETFNKGYDVTEILAASTLDMAWHSVEKESDFKPALVFEKEALEKYGLLVNEVPTRYHTPYFAHIWGGGYSAGYYAYTWSKTLDYNAFDWMQANGGMTRENCERFKKYILSVGNSVDLNKAFKDFIGHDMKTEPYLKNAGLSAE
- a CDS encoding DUF1569 domain-containing protein; translated protein: MNSIFDKIDNQSIIDRINTLNPETAPLWGKMSVDQMLKHTNEVIIVAFGERNIKVNFFIRLLGKMSKKSTFNFGFNKNSPTAKEFIFTGKYDFEQAKSELIKNFSRFTEKPVPITIMDHPFWGKMTYKDWNKLMWKHIDHHLTQFGV
- a CDS encoding DNA/RNA non-specific endonuclease, coding for MSIIRHKHYFLSYSEEHEQAEWTAYYLTGKSQYEHHYERPYFKQDPLIDTESAHWRNYKDTGYDKGHLVPAADMKFSKEAYTETFYTSNVSPQNRDFNAGIWNRLEQKVRYWADKYTALFIVTGSILHDNLLTIGDEEVSVPHYFFKIAVRVENNSLNMISFLVPNEKSDLPLYKFAKTIDEIEQITGIDFNQKLSEKIEEKIEKELSYKEWSFS